A window of the Miscanthus floridulus cultivar M001 chromosome 14, ASM1932011v1, whole genome shotgun sequence genome harbors these coding sequences:
- the LOC136503860 gene encoding uncharacterized protein: MMIKSQVLADFIMEWTEVQMPPTVIDQECWTMYFDGLLMKKGTGTGLVFVSPLEVCMRYMLVVNQVMKESSCHDTKMAAYCQEVQWLEDKFDSLELNHVPRRLNEAADTLTKAASGLDWAEDGPSDLALRADPSTVLFDPEVMELEEDPAAEPDPSDNWRMPYLDYLLHDTLPTDKTEARQLAHCAKSFILVEGELYRRSHTRILQPCIPGEQGRLLLSDIHGGVCGLHAAPRTLVRNTFR, from the exons ATgatgatcaagtcccaggtgctggctgacttcatcatggagtggaccgaggtccagatgccaccgacggtcatcgaccaagagtgcTGGACGATGTATTTTGATGGgttgctgatgaagaagggcaccggcacggggctggtctttgtatcgCCCCTCGAggtctgcatgaggtacatg CTAGttgttaaccaagtcatgaaggagtctagctgccatgacaccaagatggctgcatactgccaagaagtccaatggctagaggacaagtttgatagCCTCGAACTTAATCACGTCCcgaggcgcctcaacgaggcggccgacacACTCACGAAGGCGGCGTCTG GGTTAGATTGGGCTGaggatggcccatctgatctggCCTTGAGGGCTGACCCGTCGACTGTTTTGtttgaccctgaggtcatggagcttgaagaggatccagctgcAGAGCCTGACCCTTCGGACAACTGGAGAAtgccctacctcgactacctcctccacgacacactACCAACGGACAAGACGGAGGCTCGACAGCTCGCACAttgcgccaagtccttcatccttgtagagggtgaactctatagacggagccacaccaggatcctgcaGCCCTGCATCCCTGGTGAACAGGGAAGACTTTTGCTGAgtgacatccatggtggggtctgcggtctcCATGCAGCACCAAGGACCTTAGTTAGAAatacattccgatag